The following coding sequences lie in one Flavobacterium sp. 20NA77.7 genomic window:
- a CDS encoding carboxypeptidase-like regulatory domain-containing protein — protein MRFLISYFLLFPLVFFAQEDYPSKKTAIETLVKKGKEQQAIQKKKLRNFTYSFYEKSIISAHPDSINGTIDTLFKNKKHTKFTIDSSGFKFKNLLTKQHLYLLEKVSNVSVKNTNKKEEILGLKMAGLKQPIYELMGQEFIPFEWSKKHLKFLTFTIKNPLYFSKNKSYLLTIDPNFTSSIKLNFSSLKEQKNNTVSGYFLLDKETFGIQKSVFIIKGIINIRATTTYFCEKTQKIWLPKTQKLEVNKGVNKYNIAILGETIRFENNKNGNSEKYDYTQDLFFTLSRKYLDYTFLPSTTTQRYAIQIAKNAVTNNASFLRFFETDTIDSRVLNTYKSLDSLVTNERIEQKIYFGKKLINGQIPIGIFDIRARELLKYNNYEGFRMGLGLSTNEKLFHSFKLFGYGAYGTKDGVFKSQIGGSFRVSKNSDSWLTSSFTDDLTEFADITFLVDSKKYKLYDPRPFNISTFYNYQNYTFSYETKAIPTLETVLSLTKSRVNPLFEYTFIANGKPYKLYNLTLFNASFEWSPKSRFLQSPQQIIEVEKNYPKVIVQLTKSIPNILENELNFTKIDLRIQQETKFISGQKTTFLWQGGMSFGNTPLSHLYSVAPNNLDKIRLIQRVIFASKTAFETMYFNEFFSDKYAFFQLKHYFNKLMLAKNCKPTLVLGSKVAFGSLSNPELHQGLVFKTMEKGFFESGLELQNIFKGFGLSAYYRYGPYQLARFEDNLAVKISFTLNLGL, from the coding sequence ATGCGGTTTCTTATTAGCTATTTTCTGTTGTTTCCTCTTGTGTTTTTTGCTCAAGAAGACTACCCTTCTAAAAAAACAGCCATAGAAACATTAGTTAAAAAAGGAAAAGAACAACAGGCAATTCAAAAGAAAAAACTTCGAAATTTTACGTATTCTTTTTACGAAAAATCGATAATATCTGCACATCCTGATTCAATTAATGGTACAATTGACACTCTTTTCAAAAACAAAAAACACACCAAATTTACCATAGATTCTTCGGGTTTTAAATTTAAAAACTTACTAACGAAGCAACATTTATATCTGCTTGAAAAAGTATCAAATGTTTCTGTTAAAAACACAAACAAAAAAGAAGAAATTTTAGGATTAAAAATGGCAGGATTAAAACAACCCATTTATGAATTAATGGGACAAGAGTTTATCCCTTTTGAATGGAGCAAAAAGCATTTAAAATTTTTAACTTTTACCATTAAAAACCCTTTGTACTTTAGTAAAAATAAGTCCTATTTATTGACTATTGATCCTAATTTTACCTCCAGTATTAAGCTTAATTTTTCAAGTTTAAAAGAACAAAAAAACAACACCGTTTCGGGGTACTTTCTTTTGGACAAAGAAACTTTTGGAATTCAAAAATCTGTTTTTATAATTAAAGGAATTATAAACATTAGAGCAACGACAACCTATTTTTGTGAAAAAACACAAAAAATTTGGTTACCTAAAACACAAAAATTAGAAGTAAATAAAGGCGTTAACAAATATAATATAGCTATTTTAGGGGAAACCATTCGCTTTGAAAACAACAAAAATGGCAACAGCGAAAAATATGATTATACACAAGATTTATTTTTTACGCTTTCGAGAAAATATTTAGACTATACTTTTTTGCCTTCAACAACTACACAACGATATGCAATTCAAATAGCAAAAAATGCCGTTACAAATAATGCTTCCTTTTTACGATTTTTTGAAACAGACACTATAGATTCACGTGTTTTAAACACCTATAAATCATTAGACAGTTTAGTGACCAATGAACGTATTGAACAAAAAATTTATTTTGGGAAAAAATTAATAAACGGGCAAATTCCTATTGGAATATTTGATATTCGAGCTCGTGAATTATTAAAATATAATAATTATGAAGGATTTAGAATGGGTTTAGGATTGTCAACAAATGAAAAATTATTTCACTCTTTTAAACTATTTGGTTATGGTGCTTATGGAACAAAAGACGGTGTTTTTAAGAGTCAAATTGGAGGTTCTTTTCGAGTCTCTAAAAATTCAGACTCTTGGCTAACTAGTTCTTTTACAGATGATTTAACCGAATTTGCAGATATTACATTTTTGGTTGATTCCAAAAAATATAAACTATACGATCCACGCCCTTTTAATATTTCCACGTTTTACAATTATCAAAATTATACGTTTTCTTATGAAACAAAGGCAATACCCACACTTGAAACCGTATTGTCTCTAACAAAATCAAGGGTTAATCCTCTCTTTGAGTATACGTTTATAGCAAATGGAAAACCTTATAAATTATATAATTTGACCTTATTTAACGCTAGTTTTGAATGGTCTCCAAAAAGTAGATTTTTACAAAGCCCGCAACAAATCATAGAAGTGGAAAAAAATTATCCTAAAGTAATTGTACAGCTTACGAAATCGATTCCAAACATATTAGAAAACGAATTAAATTTTACCAAAATAGATTTACGTATCCAACAAGAAACAAAATTTATTTCGGGTCAAAAAACCACTTTTTTATGGCAAGGCGGAATGAGTTTTGGAAACACGCCTCTCTCACATTTATATAGTGTGGCGCCTAATAATTTAGATAAAATTAGATTAATTCAGCGTGTTATATTTGCGAGTAAAACCGCGTTTGAAACGATGTATTTTAATGAATTTTTTTCAGACAAATATGCCTTTTTTCAATTGAAACATTATTTCAACAAACTTATGCTAGCTAAAAATTGCAAACCCACACTAGTATTAGGAAGCAAAGTGGCTTTTGGGAGCTTGTCAAATCCTGAATTGCACCAAGGTCTTGTGTTTAAAACAATGGAAAAAGGTTTTTTTGAAAGCGGGTTAGAATTACAAAATATATTTAAAGGTTTTGGCCTTTCTGCTTATTACCGCTACGGCCCTTACCAACTTGCACGATTTGAAGACAACTTGGCTGTGAAAATTTCTTTTACGCTGAATTTAGGGCTGTAG
- the tyrS gene encoding tyrosine--tRNA ligase: MKNLVEELQWRGLVHDIMPGTEEQLLKEPTSVYIGFDPTSDSLHIGSLVPIILLMHLRNFGHKPYALVGGATGMIGDPSGKSNERNLLDETTLNHNVEGIKRVLSKFLDFNATDAQAPVLVNNYDWMKDFSFIQFARDIGKRITVNYMMSKDSVKKRLSGETGDGMSFTEFTYQLIQGYDFYHLYKTHNCLLQMGGSDQWGNITTGTELIRRMSVDTDKEGKAFAMTCPLITKADGSKFGKSEKGNIWLDADKTSAYEFYQFWLNTTDVDAEKYIKIFTFLPKEEIESLILAHQEAPHLRIVQKKLAEELTIMIHGKEELENAIKASSILFGNATTEDLKSLNEQTFLAVFDGVDQAIVAKKEIEAGYGIIEAFASNGFLASNSEVRRALKENAISVNKQKVTESYTISTADLLNDKFVLLQKGKKNYYLLKIE, from the coding sequence ATGAAAAATTTAGTCGAAGAATTACAATGGCGTGGTTTAGTACACGATATTATGCCAGGAACAGAAGAGCAATTACTAAAAGAACCTACTTCTGTATATATTGGTTTTGATCCAACGTCAGATTCTTTACACATCGGTAGTTTAGTACCGATTATATTATTAATGCACTTACGAAATTTTGGCCACAAACCTTATGCTTTAGTAGGTGGTGCAACTGGTATGATTGGTGATCCTTCAGGAAAATCTAATGAGCGTAATTTGTTAGACGAAACAACGTTAAACCATAACGTGGAAGGTATAAAACGTGTACTTTCTAAATTTTTAGATTTTAATGCTACAGATGCACAAGCTCCTGTACTTGTAAACAATTATGATTGGATGAAAGACTTTTCTTTTATTCAATTTGCTAGAGATATTGGTAAACGTATCACCGTTAATTATATGATGAGTAAAGACTCTGTAAAGAAACGATTGTCTGGTGAAACAGGAGATGGTATGAGCTTCACAGAATTTACCTATCAATTAATTCAAGGCTATGATTTTTACCATTTATATAAAACGCACAACTGTTTGTTACAAATGGGCGGTAGCGACCAATGGGGAAACATAACAACCGGAACAGAATTAATTAGACGCATGAGCGTAGATACCGACAAAGAAGGCAAAGCTTTTGCCATGACTTGTCCGTTAATTACTAAAGCAGACGGTTCAAAATTTGGAAAATCTGAAAAAGGGAATATTTGGTTAGATGCGGATAAAACATCGGCTTACGAGTTTTATCAATTTTGGTTAAACACTACAGATGTTGATGCTGAAAAATATATTAAAATTTTTACTTTTTTACCAAAAGAAGAAATAGAATCCCTTATTCTTGCCCATCAAGAAGCGCCACATTTACGCATAGTACAGAAAAAACTTGCAGAAGAATTGACCATCATGATTCATGGTAAAGAAGAATTAGAAAATGCTATTAAAGCTTCATCTATTTTGTTTGGAAATGCTACCACAGAAGATTTAAAATCGTTAAACGAGCAAACATTTTTGGCTGTTTTTGATGGCGTAGACCAAGCTATTGTAGCAAAAAAAGAGATTGAAGCGGGTTATGGAATTATTGAAGCTTTTGCGAGTAATGGTTTTTTAGCTTCAAATAGTGAAGTACGAAGAGCATTAAAAGAAAATGCCATTTCTGTGAACAAACAAAAAGTTACAGAATCGTACACAATTAGCACAGCCGATTTACTTAATGATAAATTTGTATTGTTACAAAAAGGGAAAAAGAATTATTACCTTTTGAAAATAGAATAA
- a CDS encoding efflux RND transporter permease subunit → MSKWSNTSFWNFVARQLLRNRIWVIVLIVAFTVFMASQWKYIRFTQTEANLLPDDHKDNIAYANFLKTFGEEGNVIVLAVNKEAVFTIKNFKEWNNMMTSIQKNKEVELVVSFKELKQLVKNDSTQSFELNPFIDFSKVGQISYLNTKKETLFKELPFYESLLFNKKTGTIRSVIYLKKNIVNKPARKEFVLKKLLPAIETFKAKTRVDLHVSGMPYIRTLNAQAIISEISLFIGATLFITSLIFYFFFRSFRTTLMAIFVVLIGVMWSFGLLGLLRYEITVLTALVPSLIVIIGIPNCIFLTNKYHQEARAHGNKAKALQRVLTKVGTATFITNVTTAVGFATFIITNNDLLKEFGIVTSINIMALFVLSLFVIPIFFSYMPIPKEKHLEHLERNYLVGFRDWIIRQVKYHNVKVYSVAIIVLIAGIIGVYEMKISGSVLEDMPKGTAFFEDIRFFEKEFNGVLPVEIMIDTKHKKGVMKMSTLKKMDELQQAIEEIPELSKPVSVVNLVKYAKQAYYNGNPDFYALPNSQEQAFILPYLKNASKNTADNPLKTYVDKTGRYGRISTFMKEVGTDEMKKIEEKLNEKITKLFPEERYTVSITGKALLFQKGTSYLLDNLIESLIFAVLLTAGLIFFLFRSFKMILVALIPNLLPLLSTAGLMGYLGIPIKPSTILVFGIAFGLSVDDTIRFLAQYRQELKLNNWKIKKSIFKTLEEEGPSMFYTSIVLLFGFSVFTLSDFGGTIALGGLVSITLLFGMLTNLILLPSLVLSLNKTLANQQELKEPTLDIIVDDAEIEKEIEKEPI, encoded by the coding sequence ATGTCAAAGTGGTCAAACACTAGCTTTTGGAATTTTGTTGCACGCCAACTTTTAAGAAACCGTATTTGGGTAATTGTACTAATTGTTGCTTTTACAGTTTTTATGGCTTCCCAATGGAAATACATTCGTTTTACACAAACAGAAGCGAATCTACTTCCAGATGATCACAAAGACAATATAGCTTATGCTAACTTTTTAAAAACTTTTGGCGAAGAAGGTAATGTAATTGTACTGGCCGTTAATAAAGAAGCTGTTTTTACAATTAAAAATTTTAAAGAATGGAACAACATGATGACTTCCATTCAAAAAAACAAAGAAGTTGAACTGGTTGTCTCCTTCAAAGAACTGAAACAATTAGTAAAAAATGACAGCACACAGTCTTTTGAACTTAACCCTTTTATTGATTTTTCAAAAGTAGGCCAAATTAGTTATTTGAATACTAAAAAAGAGACTTTGTTTAAAGAATTGCCTTTCTATGAAAGTTTATTGTTTAACAAAAAGACAGGCACAATACGAAGTGTCATTTATTTAAAAAAGAATATTGTTAACAAACCTGCTCGAAAAGAATTTGTATTAAAAAAATTACTTCCCGCTATTGAAACTTTTAAAGCAAAAACACGTGTTGATTTACATGTTTCGGGAATGCCTTATATTAGAACGCTTAATGCACAAGCTATTATTAGTGAAATAAGTTTGTTTATTGGGGCTACTTTATTCATAACCTCTTTAATTTTTTATTTCTTTTTTAGGTCATTTCGCACTACTTTAATGGCTATTTTTGTTGTACTGATTGGGGTAATGTGGTCGTTTGGATTATTAGGATTGTTGCGCTATGAAATAACCGTTCTTACTGCTTTAGTGCCTTCATTAATTGTAATTATTGGTATTCCAAACTGTATTTTTCTAACCAATAAATACCATCAAGAAGCTAGAGCTCATGGAAACAAAGCAAAAGCGCTTCAACGTGTATTAACCAAAGTGGGAACCGCTACGTTTATTACTAATGTGACAACAGCTGTGGGTTTTGCTACATTCATTATTACAAACAATGATTTACTTAAAGAATTTGGTATTGTTACATCCATAAATATTATGGCTTTGTTTGTACTTAGTTTATTTGTAATACCTATTTTCTTCAGTTACATGCCGATTCCAAAAGAAAAGCATTTGGAGCATTTAGAACGAAATTATTTAGTAGGTTTCAGAGATTGGATTATTAGACAAGTAAAGTACCATAATGTTAAGGTGTATTCTGTAGCTATTATTGTTCTAATTGCAGGAATTATAGGGGTGTATGAAATGAAGATTTCAGGCAGTGTATTAGAAGATATGCCAAAAGGAACTGCTTTTTTTGAAGACATTCGCTTTTTTGAAAAAGAATTCAATGGTGTATTACCAGTAGAGATTATGATTGACACCAAACATAAAAAAGGTGTAATGAAAATGAGTACATTGAAAAAAATGGACGAATTGCAACAAGCTATTGAAGAAATTCCTGAACTTTCAAAACCTGTTTCTGTAGTTAATTTAGTCAAATATGCTAAACAAGCCTACTATAATGGAAATCCTGATTTTTATGCGTTGCCCAATTCACAAGAACAGGCTTTTATTTTGCCTTACTTAAAAAATGCATCAAAAAATACGGCAGATAATCCCTTAAAAACCTATGTAGATAAAACAGGTCGATATGGTAGAATTTCAACTTTTATGAAAGAAGTAGGAACAGACGAAATGAAAAAAATAGAAGAAAAATTAAATGAAAAAATAACTAAATTATTTCCCGAAGAACGTTATACGGTTTCCATTACAGGAAAAGCATTATTGTTTCAAAAAGGAACAAGTTATCTTTTAGACAATCTGATAGAATCTTTAATTTTTGCTGTACTATTAACCGCTGGTTTAATTTTCTTTTTATTCCGTTCGTTTAAAATGATTTTAGTTGCCTTGATACCTAATTTACTTCCTTTACTTTCAACTGCAGGATTAATGGGTTATTTAGGCATTCCTATAAAACCATCAACCATATTAGTTTTTGGAATCGCCTTTGGATTATCTGTTGATGATACTATTCGATTCCTCGCACAATACCGTCAAGAATTAAAACTAAACAATTGGAAAATAAAGAAATCCATTTTTAAAACACTAGAAGAAGAAGGTCCAAGTATGTTTTATACTTCTATTGTATTGTTATTTGGTTTTTCAGTGTTTACCTTATCCGATTTTGGCGGAACAATAGCTTTAGGCGGGTTGGTTTCTATTACACTTTTATTTGGCATGTTGACTAATTTAATTTTATTGCCTAGTTTAGTGCTCTCGTTAAATAAAACCTTGGCAAACCAACAAGAACTAAAAGAACCTACTCTCGACATTATTGTTGATGATGCTGAGATTGAAAAAGAGATTGAAAAAGAACCTATATAA
- a CDS encoding superoxide dismutase, with translation MAFELPQLPYAYDTLEPHVDARTMEIHHTKHHNAYTTNLNAAIQGTDLEGKTIENILINLDMNNTAVRNNGGGFYNHNLFWTVMSPDGGGLPTGDLLEAIERDFGSFEVFKSEFAKAAATRFGSGWAWLCVHKGGKLEVCSTANQDCPLMPGIACEGTPILGLDVWEHAYYLNYQNRRPDYIEAFFNVINWTEVARRFAVEK, from the coding sequence ATGGCTTTTGAATTACCACAATTACCGTATGCTTATGATACGTTAGAACCACATGTTGATGCAAGAACAATGGAAATTCACCATACTAAGCACCACAATGCTTATACTACAAATTTAAATGCAGCTATTCAAGGCACCGATTTAGAAGGTAAAACCATTGAAAACATTTTAATTAATTTAGACATGAACAACACTGCTGTGCGAAATAATGGGGGTGGATTTTACAACCACAACCTTTTTTGGACTGTTATGTCTCCGGACGGAGGGGGATTGCCAACAGGTGATTTACTAGAAGCTATTGAAAGAGATTTTGGTTCGTTTGAAGTGTTTAAATCAGAATTTGCAAAAGCTGCTGCTACGCGATTTGGCTCAGGATGGGCTTGGTTGTGTGTGCATAAAGGTGGAAAACTTGAAGTATGCAGCACTGCAAATCAAGATTGTCCTTTAATGCCAGGTATTGCTTGTGAAGGAACGCCAATTTTAGGTTTAGACGTTTGGGAACATGCGTATTATCTAAATTATCAAAACAGGAGACCGGATTATATTGAAGCTTTCTTTAACGTAATTAATTGGACAGAAGTTGCTCGAAGATTTGCAGTTGAAAAATAA